The DNA window CGATGACCTCGGCCCAGCTCACGAGGTCGTTCTGGCGCGTCGTGTCGATCCCGTAGCGCTCGCGGCACACATCGGCGATGAGGCGCGTACACGACCCATACGTGGCGTCGTAAAAGACACGCGGCGCCACGTCCGGATCGCGCTCGACCGGACTGGTCAGCGTCTCGGCTGCGCCGGCCAGGGCACCCTCGCGCTCGGCATCCGAACCGAAGCCGGTGACGTGGTGGTCGAAATACCACGTGAGCTTCTTCGTGGGCGTGTAGCGGAAATCGAGGATGGCGTTGTCGTCGCCATCGAGCCAGGCGGGAGGGATCATGCTCATCCCGGGCCCGTAGCCGCACGATCGGTAGCGAAACGAGAGCGCTTGGCCGGCCCGCAGCTCCTGGAGGAGGCGAGTGAACAGCGTCGCGCTCGCCATCCCGTCGAAGCAGTGGCCGTGCGTCGCGACGACAATGTTCCTGGGAGTCATGAGGCTGCTGGTAGCACGGTCGTCGAGCCGTGGCTCGGGGCGGCGACGTGGCCGCCGCGCGACCTCGCGTCTCCGACCGCTGCTCACCCAGCGTGGCGCTGCGCCGGACGCCTGCGCATTCCGGGGCGTCTGGTACCATGAGGCGCATGCCGCGATCGACGCTCCCCCGATGTCCACCTCGCTGGTGGGGCACGCACCCGGGCCCTCTGGCCCTGGTCCTGCTCGCCACGATGGCGCCCGCCTGCGGCGGCGAGGCGCCCAGCAGCGCTCCCCCATACCTGCCTGCCGCCGCCCTCGCCTCGCGCGGCCGTGACACCGGCCGAGATCCAGCGGCGCGGCTGCCTCCCTGGGCGAAAGAGACACCCAGACCCGACCCGGAGGCGCGCGAGATGTTTCTGCGCAACGCCTCCCGGCCGGCGGCATCGCTCGAACCGGCCACCACCCCTCCCAAGGTGACCGCCATCGCCCTGGAGAACACTGCGCGCGGTGAAGCCGCCAGCATGCGAGAAGACGGCGCGCTCCTGGGCGCCACCTTGGCCGAGGGCGAGCGTGCGACGGTCCCGGTGACGCTCGCAGCGGGCGAATGCGCCACGTTCATCGCGCAGGGAGGAATCGGCCTGGTCGAGGTCGATCTCTTCCTGACCGCCGAGGGACGGAGCGAGGACATCTTCGCCCAGGATCTCGAGACGGGTCACATCGCCGTGATCGGCGGGCGCGACGCGTGCTTTTCTCCGCGCGGTGCCGGCGCACTCTCGGCCACGCTCCACGTGCAGGTTCGCCGCGGTGCTGGCGTCGTCCTGGCACGTGGCTACCGCCGGGCGCGGGCCGAGACCCCCGCCACGTCCGCCGCCTCGGCCAGGCCAACCTCGTCCTCCCGAGCGGCGCCTCGGCCTGCAGCGACCGCACCTGCAGCGACCGCGCCTGCAGCGACCTCCCCGGGAAGCACCCCCTCCGCCACGGCCCCGCCCCCTGTGGCCCCGAAGGCGGCTTCGGCGCCATGAGCTGACGTCCCCCTCGTCACGATCAATTCACGCAACTGCGCCCGTGCAGGCCCCGATGGACCAGCACCATGGAGTCGATCTGCCTACCGCCAGGCGCGCCCTCCTATCCTGCCGTCCTCCACGAGCTGATCACGGCGAAGGCGCCCGAGCCGCCCACCCTCTACCTTCGCGGCGCCCTGCCGGCGGCGACCGGGATCGCCATCGTCGGCACCCGCGCTGCGAGCACCGAGGCGCTCGCCTTCACGCGCGCGCTCGCGACGGCCCTCGCGCAGGAGGGGTTCTCGATCTGGTCCGGGGGCGCACGCGGCGTGGACGCTGCCGCGCACGAGGGGGCACTGGACGCGGGCGCTCCGACCGTGCTCGTCGCTGGAGGTGGTCTCTCCCGCCCCTATCCACCCGAACATGCGGCCCTGTTCGAGCGCGTCCTGGCGACGGGTGGGGCTCTCCTCGCGCGCGTCCCTGACGACGCGAGACCCCTCCCGCACCGCTTCCTCCAGCGCAACGCCCTGCTCGCCGCGATGACCGTGGCCACCGTGGTCGTCGAGGCCGCCATCGAGAGCGGTGCGCGATCGACGGCAGCCATCGCCCGACGCCTCGGCCGCCTCGTCCTCGCCGTTCCCCACGCGCCCTGGTATCCGAGGGGGACGGGCTGCCTCGCGGAACTCGACCTCGGCGCCTCCCCCGTGACCAGCGCGCGGGACGTGCTCTCGGCGCTCGGCCGCACGAGCGGAGCGCACTTCGGCGCGGAGGCTCGCCCTCTCTCGCGCGTGCGCACGCGCTCTATACCTCGGGTGCGTCGTTCGTCTACCGGGATTCCGACCTCGGCCTCCCTTGCTGGGACGACGCCCTCGCTCCCGGGTTTCGAGGGGTCCGGCCGATCCGAGCGAGGACTCGAAGCGCGGCCGTCTGCCCCGGAAATGCTCCCCCTCGACGCGGAGGAACAGGCGGTTTTCGACGCGCTGGACGCCCGACCGACCCATCTCGACGAGGTATGCGAGCGGACGGGCCTTGCTCCGCCGAGGGTCGCCGCCGCGCTCTTGACGTTGACTCTCCACGCCGTAGTAGTAGAGGGGCCCGCCGGGTCCTACTGGCGGACTGGTCGTTGAAGAGCCCCTGGGCGAATGGTTTCTCCCAGGGTCCCTCCTCTCCGGCAGCCTGCCCTCGGTGTCGTGCGGCCTGCTTCCTTTCCTGGAACATGAGTCGGATGGACCGCGCTCATGGCTCCGCGTTCTGTTGATGTTCAGTAGGTGGTGATGACCAAGACGCTTGTGATCGTGGAGTCGCCGGCCAAGGCGAAGACCATCAAGAAGTACCTGGGCACCGGGTACGAGGTCTACGCGTCGAAGGGCCACGTGAAGGACCTGCCAAAGAAGCAGGACGCCGTCGATGTCTCCAACGACTTCACGGAGCGATACGAGGTCATCGAGGGGAAAGAGAAGGTCCTGGAAGAGCTGAAGTCCGCCGCCAAGAAGGCGGACGAGGTGCTGCTCGCCACCGACCCTGATCGCGAAGGGGAGGCGATCGCCTTCCACATCCAGGAAGAGATCAAGAGCCCGCGCCTCAAGGTGCAGCGGGTCGAGTTCCACGAGATCACCAAGAAGGGCATCGAGCAGGGCGTCCAGCACCCGCGAGCCCTCGACGTGAACCTCTACGACGCCCAGCGCGCACGGCGCGTGCTCGACCGGATCGTCGGCTACGACGTCTCCGCCCTGGTGTGGTCGAAGCTCGCGTTCGGCCTCTCGGCGGGCCGGGTCCAGTCCGTGGCACTCCGCCTCATCGTCGACCGCGAGCGCGAGATCGGCATCTTCGTCCCCGAGGAGTACTGGAACATCGGCGTCGGCCTCTCTCCCAACCGCCCGGCGGGCGAGAAGAGCGAGCGTCTCGTCGCGAAGGTGGTCTCCGCGGACGGCCGCAAGCTCGAGGTGACGAACGGCGAGACCGCGGCGAAGGTCCGCACCGACCTCGAGAGTGCGAGCTACAAGGTCGCCCGCATCACCCGCCGCGAGCAGCGACGCAACCCGCCTGCCCCGTACACCACCTCCAAGCTCCAGCAGGACGCCACCAGCTACCTGCACTTCGGCACCAAGCGCACGATGCAGATCGCTCAGGCTCTCTACGAGGGCATCGATCTCAAGCGCGACGGCGGTCCGGTCGGTCTGATCACCTACATGCGTACCGACTCGACGCGCGTCAGCGACGACGCCATCGCCGAGGTGCGCCAGTACGTCGGCACCCAGTACGGCAAGGATTTCGTCCCCGAGCGCCCGAACGTCTACAAGTCCAAGAAGAACGCGCAGGACGCCCACGAGGCGATCCGCCCGACCAGCGTCGAGCTGCACCCCGACGCGATCCGGAAGCACCTCAAGGACGAGCAGTACAAGCTCTACAAGCTGATCTGGAACCGCTTCGTCGCGTCCCAGATGATGCCCGCCGTCTACGACCGCACCACGGCCGAGATCGAGGTCACCCCGGCCGCGCCTCCGGCCGCGTTCCGCACCTACCTCGCCCGCGCGAGCGGCCGGATCCTCAAGTTCCCTGGCTGGCTCCAGGTGACCGAGGGACAGCAAGAGTTCGCTGGTGAAGACGAGGCCAACGCCGCCGCCGCAGGCGGAGACGGCGCGGCTGCTGCTCCCGCTGCCGGTGCGCCTGCCGCGGAAGAGAAGAGCACCGAGGCGAGTGCCGCGGCCGAGGAAGACACCGAGGCGCTCCTGCCCGACATGACCGAGGGGGAGCTGCTCCGCATCTTCGCCCCGCCGGGCGTCCTCACCGAGCAGAAGTTCACCCAGCCTCCGCCCCGCTACAACGAAGGCTCGCTCGTCCGTGAGCTGGAGAAGCGCGGCATCGGCCGCCCCTCCACCTACGCCGAGATCATCAGCAAGGTGCAGCAGCGCGCCTACGTCGAGAAGCTCCCGGGCGGCGCCTTCCAGCCCACCGAACTCGGACGCTTCGTGGTCGACGGCTTGGTCCGCTCGAACCTCGACTTCATGGACCCGAACTTCACCGCCCAGATGGAGGAAGAACTCGACGAGGTCGGGGCGGGGAAGGTGATGCGGGTGCAGCTCCTCAAGCGCTTCTACAAGCGCTTCCGCGAGCAACTCGACAGCTCGAAGAAGCTCGCGCCCTGGAAGCCCGAGTCCGAGCGGACGGACATCGTCTGCGAGGAGTGCGGCGCCACCATGCTCAAGAAGTGGGGCAAGAACGGCTGGTTCTTGAGCTGCGAGCGCTACCCCAAGTGCAAGTCGACGCGGAACCTCGACGAGAAGGGCGCCGCCGCCGCCACCACCAAGCCGACCGACATCATCTGCGACAAGTGCAGCAAGCCGATGGTGATCCGGACTGGCCGCTTCGGCGAGTTCCTCTCCTGCACCGGCTACCCCGCGTGCAAGAACGCGCGGCCCATCCCGCTCGGCGTCTCGTGCCCCAAGTGCGGTGGCGAGATCATCGAGATCCGGCCCCGCAAGAAGGGCGGGCGCACCTTCTACGGCTGCTCCAACTGGAACGCCGAGCAGAAGTGCGACTTCAAGCTCTGGCAGAAGCCCGTGCCCGTCCCGTGCCCCAACTGCGACGCCAAGTTCCTCACCCGCTCCGTGGGCAAGCAGCCCATGCTGATCTGCGCCGACAAGGAGTGCGGCTACAAGCGCGAGACCAACGAGGAAGAGCTGGAAGAGCTCTCCGCGTACAAGCCCGGCATGGGCGGTCCCCGCGTCGTCGCCGGTGGCGATCTGGGTGAAGAGGCGGAGGCCGAAGCGTTCGGCAGCCTGCCCGACGACGAAGAGAACGGCGGCGGGAGCGCGGGCGCCCGAGGGGCCAAGAAGAGCGCGGCGGGGGCCAAGAAGGCCCCGGCCACCAAGGTGGCCACCAAGGCCACCAAGGCCACCAAGGCGAGCGCGCGCGCCGGGCGCACCTCGACGAGCTGACGAGACGATCCGAGCGAATGCAGTCCAGCCCTGATCCGAACCCGACCGAGATCCTGATCGTCGGAGGAGGCCTCGCCGGGAGCGAGGCCGCCTTCCAGCTCGCCGAGCGAGGCCACGCCGTTCGCCTCGTCGAGATGAAGCCGCACAAGCGCACGCCCGCGCAGACCGGCGACGGTCTGGCCGAGCTGGTGTGCTCGAACTCCCTGCGCGGCGCCGCCCTCGGCAACGCCGTCGGCCTGCTCAAGGAAGAGCTGCGCCGCGCCGGCTCACTCATCCTGCGCTGCGCCGATCTCACCGCCGTCCCCGCGGGCGGCGCGCTCGCCGTCGATCGCGAGCGCTTCTCCGCCGAGGTCACCCGCGCCCTCTCCGCGCACCCGCGCATCACCATCGAGTCACGCGAGGTCACCGCCATCCCGGCGGAGCGCCCCGTCATCCTCGCCACCGGTCCCCTCACCACTGACGCCCTCGCTGCCGATCTCGAGCGCGCCGTGGGCGCCGAACACCTCGCCTACTACGACGCCATCGCCCCCATCCTCAGCGCCGACTCGCTCGACTGGGACAAGGTCTGGAAGCAGTCTCGTTACGGCAAGGGTGGCGAGGCCGAGTCCGAAGGCGGCGACGACGCCTACGTCAACTGCCCCTTCGACGAAGCGCAGTACCGTGCCTTCGTCCGCGCCCTCGTCGAGTCCGAGAAGGTCCCCGCGCGCGACTTCGAGGAGCCGCGCTACTTCGAAGGCTGCCTCCCCTGCGAGGTCATGGCCGAGCGCGGCGAGATGACGCTCGCCTTCGGGCCCATGAAGCCCGTCGGGCTCGTCGACCCGCGCACCGACAAGCGCCCGTACGCCGTCGTGCAGCTCCGCCAGGAAGACGAGGCGGGCACCGCGTACAACCTCGTCGGCTTCCAGACGCGCATGAAGTACGGCGAGCAGCTTCGCGTGTTCCGGATGATCCCCGGCCTGGAGGAGGCCGAGTTCCTCCGCATGGGCTCCGTGCATCGCAACACCTTCGTCAACGCCCCCGAGCAGCTCGGCCCCGGCATGGAGCTCCTCGCGCGCCCCGGCGTGTTCCTCGCCGGTCAGATCAGCGGCGTGGAGGGCTACGTCGAGAGCGCCGCCGGCGGCCTCCTCTGCGGCCTCCTCCTCGCCCAGCGACAGCGCGGCGAGACCCTCAGGCCGCCGCCGCCCACCACCGCTCTCGGCGGCCTCCTCACCCACCTCACGCGCAAGCAGCCGCGCTACCAGCCGTCCAACATCACCTGGGCGCACGTCGCGCCGCTCCCGCTCGAAGACGGCCAGCGCAAGCTCCGCAAGCGCGCCCGCTACGACGCCATGGCCGAACGCGCGCTTCGCGACATCGACGCCTGGCTCGCTACGCATCCCTGAGCCCTTCTTCCCCGCCATTGCGCGGGCCAGGCCCTGCCTTGCGCGGATCTGGGCGTCCCATCGTGTCCACAGCGCACCCCGCCGGGACGGCATGCACCCCCAGGACGGCGCGTGCCCCTCGGGACTGCGCTCACCCCGCAGAACGGCGCGTGCCCTCGCACGTCCACACGCCGCACGTCCACGATCGCTGGACGTGGCCTTTCACCACAACCGCCTGCGCACCCGCGCCCCTCGCCGCTCTCTCCGACCGCTGATAGAAACCGAGCATGACGATCACCACGCCCGAGTACGAGCTCCTCTACTTCCCCCTCCGCGGCCGCGGCGAGCAGATCCGCCTCCTCTTCGCGTGTGCTCAGATTCCCTTCAAGAACACCCCCATCGCCGACTGGCCCAGCGTCAAGGCGAGCATGCCCCTCGGCCAGCTCCCCGTCCTCCGTGAGCGCGTCGGCGAACGCGAGACCCTCATCCCCCAGACGGGTGCCATCCTCCGCCACCTCGCCCGCGCCTTCGACCTCTACGGCAGCGACGAACAGCAGCGGACGCAGTGTGACATCCTGATCGAGACCTTCGTCGACTGGCGCGCTGCCTTCGCTCCCGTCGACCTCGCCGCCATGTTCGGCACGGCCCCCGAAGCGATCGCCAGGTACTGGAGCAACCTCCCCTCCACCCTCGCCCTCGTCGAGCGCTTCCTCACCCAGAGCGCGGCCCCCGAGGCCGGCTGGTTCGTCGGCCCGCAGCCCACGGTCGTCGACGTGATCGCCTTCGACTTCCTCGAGCGCCACGTCCAGCTCCGCGACGACGCGCTCGCCGGCTCTCCCTCCTTGAAGGCGTTCGTCGAGCGCTTCCGCGCGCTCCCGGGCGTTGCCGCCTACCTCAAGCAGAACCGCTGATCCTGCCGAGCCGAGCCAAGGCGCTGACGCCGACGATGCCGACGACGCCGACCGCGGCGTCGCGCGGCATGCGGTACACTCCGCGGCCTGGAGCCGCGGATGCTGGAGCGTTTCCGGAGCCCTCACCTCGTCGTCGCCGTGGATGAAGCCCACGCGCACGTTCGCGTGACCCGTACCGCCGAGCCCTTCCGCACCCTCGAAGAGCTCCAGGCCGCCTACGCCACGCTGATCCCGGCGCTCGACGCGATCGGCCGCGCGGGCCGCACCTTGCTCGTCGACCTGCGCAGCTCTCCAGGCCGCAACGACGCTGCCTTCGAGCAGGCCATGCGCGCCCTTCGACCCAGCTACCTCGGTGGCTACACCCGGGTGGGCGTGCTCGTCCAGTCGGTGATCGGCGCCATGCAGGTCCAGCGTTACGCGCGCGAGGACGGCATCGAGCGCCTCATCACCGCCGACGGCGACGCCCTCGCCGCCCACCTCGGCATCCACCGCGCGCTGATCCCTCCCTGACGTGACCGCTCGCTCTCCGGAGACCTGCGCCTCTCTCCCCCTCCCGCGCCCCTTGCGACGGTCGTCGACGACCGTCGGCGACGCTACCATGGCCCTCGTGGCCGCCCCTCGACCCTCCCCCGCGCGCCTCCTCGTCGGGCTCACCGCCTCCTTGCTCGTCGCAGCGTGCAGCGGCGCCGATGGCCCCCCTGGCGTGTGGGAGTCCTGCGGTGGCGGCTTCGAGTGCCTCACCCTCGACGTCCCCCTCGACCACGACGCCCCTGGCGGCCCCACCGTCGCCCTCCCGCTCGTACGCCGGCGCGCCGACCGCTACGACGCCCGCCTCGGCTCCCTCATCATCAACCCGGGCGGCCCCTGGAGCTCTGGCGTCTCCTGGGTCAAGGCCCGCGCCGAGCGCCTCCCGGCGGCCCTCCGCGCGCACTTCGACATCGTGGGCTTCGACCCACGCGGCTCGAACGACAGCGCGCCAGGCGTCGACTGCACCGACGACCTCGGCGCCTACGCCGCCCTCGACCTCACCCCGAACGACGACGCCGCCCGGAAAGCCCTCGCCGACGCCACCGACGCCCTCGTCGACGGATGCAGCGCCCGCAGCGGCGACCTCCTCCCGCACATGGGCACCGACAGCGTCGCCCGCGACCTCGACCTCGTCCGGCAGACCCTCGGCGACGACCGCCTCACCTTCCTCGGCTTCTCGTACGGCACCCTTCTCGGCGCCGTCTATGCCGACCGCTTCCCACAGAACGTCCGCGCCCTCGTGCTCGACGCCGCCATCGACCCCACCCTCACCGGTGAGGCCTGGATCACCGCGCAAGGCCGCGCCTTCGAGCAGCAGCTCGACGACTTCCTCGCCGACTGCGCCGCCGACACCGAGTGCGCCTTCCACGCGGACGGCGATCCCGAGGCGGCCTACGACGCCATCCAGGCCTCCCTGGAGAGCGAGCGCATGCCTGCCTCCCGCGACGGCACCCGCACGCTCGGTCCTGGCGAGTTCGCCTACGGCGTCTCTGCTGCGCTCTACGGCCCCAACGGCTGGCGCCAGCTCGCGCGCGCCCTGGCCCTCGCCGCCGACGGCGACGGTGCTGGCCTGCTCGCCCTCGCCGACGGCTACCTGGAGCGCGAATCCGAGGGCACCTACGGCAACGGCCTCGAGGTCTACTACGCCGTCACCTCCCTCGACACCCCGTTCGCCCGAGAGCAGGCGACCTACGACGCCCTCGTCGATGAGCTCTCCGTCTCCGCCCCTCGTCTCGGCGTCTACTTCCCCTACACCGCGTTCCCCTCCGCCCGCTGGCCGGTCCAGCCCTGGCGCCCTGCTGCACCCATCCACGCCGACGGCGCTCCCCCGATCCTCGTCGTCGGCACCACCCGTGACCCTGCCACCCCGCATGCCTGGGCCGAGTCCCTCGCCGCGCAGCTCAGCTCCGGCGTCCTCCTCTCGCGCGACGGCCAGGGCCACGCAGCCTTCCTCAAGGGCAACACCTGCATCGACGACGCCGTGACCCGCTACCTCATCGAGGGCGTCCCCCCCGCCGACGGCACCGTCTGCCGCTGAAGCCTCCCGCAGATCAGACCTCGCGTGGAACCTCGACCTGCACGAGATCGCGCGTCCCCGGCTGCCGGGCCGGAACGAGCCGATCGACGACGGCGCCACTCGGAGTCCGGAACGTCGTGGAAGGGCGCACCGTGACCTGCGCTCCCGCCATCGCGCCGGGGAACTCCACCTCGTGGTCGAAAACGATGGCCTGGCCTGGAGGCACCGTCCCGAGGACGTCGGCGGGGATGCTGACCGACTGCCCTCCCGCGCTGCTCGGCTCGACCACCAGCCGCAGCGCGAGCCCATGCGCGCTGGCCTCTCCCGAGTTCACCACCACCATCTCGGCCTTGAAGCGCCTCGAACTCGCGGGCTGGACGGGGCTCACCGTGAGGCCCTGAGCGAGCTCGAAGTCGAGATAACCCGGCGTCACGGCCGCGTAGTGCTCCACGAAGAACACCACCCAGGGCTCTGCCGCACGACCTGGTACCTCCAGCGAGCAGCTCGCCGCGCCTGGCGTGACGACGAGGATCGCCTCTCGGCCTGGATACCGGTTGTCATAGACGAAGATGTTCGTGGTCGTCGCTGAGACGTCGTCGAAGCCCGTGGCCACGACCTGGTGACACTGCGTCGCGCTGGCGAGACCACCAGCAGCCACCAACCCCAGCGGGACGGGCTGACCGGCGCGCACCGAAGCGATCACGTACGCCACCTCGGCGGCGAGCCTGGCGCCGAACGTCACCGGACGCAGCACCTCGGGGGTGAGCAACAGCTCTGCGTACGTC is part of the Chondromyces crocatus genome and encodes:
- a CDS encoding alpha/beta hydrolase, yielding MAAPRPSPARLLVGLTASLLVAACSGADGPPGVWESCGGGFECLTLDVPLDHDAPGGPTVALPLVRRRADRYDARLGSLIINPGGPWSSGVSWVKARAERLPAALRAHFDIVGFDPRGSNDSAPGVDCTDDLGAYAALDLTPNDDAARKALADATDALVDGCSARSGDLLPHMGTDSVARDLDLVRQTLGDDRLTFLGFSYGTLLGAVYADRFPQNVRALVLDAAIDPTLTGEAWITAQGRAFEQQLDDFLADCAADTECAFHADGDPEAAYDAIQASLESERMPASRDGTRTLGPGEFAYGVSAALYGPNGWRQLARALALAADGDGAGLLALADGYLERESEGTYGNGLEVYYAVTSLDTPFAREQATYDALVDELSVSAPRLGVYFPYTAFPSARWPVQPWRPAAPIHADGAPPILVVGTTRDPATPHAWAESLAAQLSSGVLLSRDGQGHAAFLKGNTCIDDAVTRYLIEGVPPADGTVCR
- a CDS encoding DNA-processing protein DprA; this translates as MESICLPPGAPSYPAVLHELITAKAPEPPTLYLRGALPAATGIAIVGTRAASTEALAFTRALATALAQEGFSIWSGGARGVDAAAHEGALDAGAPTVLVAGGGLSRPYPPEHAALFERVLATGGALLARVPDDARPLPHRFLQRNALLAAMTVATVVVEAAIESGARSTAAIARRLGRLVLAVPHAPWYPRGTGCLAELDLGASPVTSARDVLSALGRTSGAHFGAEARPLSRVRTRSIPRVRRSSTGIPTSASLAGTTPSLPGFEGSGRSERGLEARPSAPEMLPLDAEEQAVFDALDARPTHLDEVCERTGLAPPRVAAALLTLTLHAVVVEGPAGSYWRTGR
- the trmFO gene encoding methylenetetrahydrofolate--tRNA-(uracil(54)-C(5))-methyltransferase (FADH(2)-oxidizing) TrmFO; protein product: MQSSPDPNPTEILIVGGGLAGSEAAFQLAERGHAVRLVEMKPHKRTPAQTGDGLAELVCSNSLRGAALGNAVGLLKEELRRAGSLILRCADLTAVPAGGALAVDRERFSAEVTRALSAHPRITIESREVTAIPAERPVILATGPLTTDALAADLERAVGAEHLAYYDAIAPILSADSLDWDKVWKQSRYGKGGEAESEGGDDAYVNCPFDEAQYRAFVRALVESEKVPARDFEEPRYFEGCLPCEVMAERGEMTLAFGPMKPVGLVDPRTDKRPYAVVQLRQEDEAGTAYNLVGFQTRMKYGEQLRVFRMIPGLEEAEFLRMGSVHRNTFVNAPEQLGPGMELLARPGVFLAGQISGVEGYVESAAGGLLCGLLLAQRQRGETLRPPPPTTALGGLLTHLTRKQPRYQPSNITWAHVAPLPLEDGQRKLRKRARYDAMAERALRDIDAWLATHP
- the topA gene encoding type I DNA topoisomerase, whose protein sequence is MTKTLVIVESPAKAKTIKKYLGTGYEVYASKGHVKDLPKKQDAVDVSNDFTERYEVIEGKEKVLEELKSAAKKADEVLLATDPDREGEAIAFHIQEEIKSPRLKVQRVEFHEITKKGIEQGVQHPRALDVNLYDAQRARRVLDRIVGYDVSALVWSKLAFGLSAGRVQSVALRLIVDREREIGIFVPEEYWNIGVGLSPNRPAGEKSERLVAKVVSADGRKLEVTNGETAAKVRTDLESASYKVARITRREQRRNPPAPYTTSKLQQDATSYLHFGTKRTMQIAQALYEGIDLKRDGGPVGLITYMRTDSTRVSDDAIAEVRQYVGTQYGKDFVPERPNVYKSKKNAQDAHEAIRPTSVELHPDAIRKHLKDEQYKLYKLIWNRFVASQMMPAVYDRTTAEIEVTPAAPPAAFRTYLARASGRILKFPGWLQVTEGQQEFAGEDEANAAAAGGDGAAAAPAAGAPAAEEKSTEASAAAEEDTEALLPDMTEGELLRIFAPPGVLTEQKFTQPPPRYNEGSLVRELEKRGIGRPSTYAEIISKVQQRAYVEKLPGGAFQPTELGRFVVDGLVRSNLDFMDPNFTAQMEEELDEVGAGKVMRVQLLKRFYKRFREQLDSSKKLAPWKPESERTDIVCEECGATMLKKWGKNGWFLSCERYPKCKSTRNLDEKGAAAATTKPTDIICDKCSKPMVIRTGRFGEFLSCTGYPACKNARPIPLGVSCPKCGGEIIEIRPRKKGGRTFYGCSNWNAEQKCDFKLWQKPVPVPCPNCDAKFLTRSVGKQPMLICADKECGYKRETNEEELEELSAYKPGMGGPRVVAGGDLGEEAEAEAFGSLPDDEENGGGSAGARGAKKSAAGAKKAPATKVATKATKATKASARAGRTSTS
- a CDS encoding glutathione S-transferase family protein yields the protein MTITTPEYELLYFPLRGRGEQIRLLFACAQIPFKNTPIADWPSVKASMPLGQLPVLRERVGERETLIPQTGAILRHLARAFDLYGSDEQQRTQCDILIETFVDWRAAFAPVDLAAMFGTAPEAIARYWSNLPSTLALVERFLTQSAAPEAGWFVGPQPTVVDVIAFDFLERHVQLRDDALAGSPSLKAFVERFRALPGVAAYLKQNR